From a region of the Panthera uncia isolate 11264 chromosome B1, Puncia_PCG_1.0, whole genome shotgun sequence genome:
- the RBM46 gene encoding probable RNA-binding protein 46 isoform X2, protein MNEENIDGINGCSKVRTGTQNEAALLALMEKTGYNMVQENGQRKFGGPPPGWEGPPPPRGCEVFVGKIPRDMYEDELVPVFERAGKIYEFRLMMEFSGENRGYAFVMYTTKEEAQLAIRILNNYEIRPGKFIGVCVSLDNCRLFIGAIPKEKKKEEILDEMKKVTEGVVDVIVYPSATDKTKNRGFAFVEYESHRAAAMARRKLIPGTFQLWGHTIQVDWADPEKEVDEETMQRVKVLYVRNLMISTTEETIKAEFNKFKPGAVERVKKLRDYAFVHFFNREDAVAAMSVMNGKCIDGASIEVTLAKPVNKESTWRQHLNGQISPNSENLIVFANKEESHPKTLGKPPTLPARLNGQHSPSPPEIERCTYPFFPGIKLTPISMYSLKSNHFNSAVMHLDYYCNKNNWAPPEYYLYSTTSQDGKVLLVYKIVIPAIANGSQSYFMPDKLCTTLEDAKELAAQFTLLHLDREHSLFSLDLYRRIWRK, encoded by the exons atgaatgaagaaaacatagatggaaTAAATGGATGCAGTAAAGTCAGAACTGGTACTCAGAATGAAGCAGCATTACTTGCTTTGATGGAAAAGACTGGTTACAACATGGTtcaagaaaatgggcaaaggaaattTGGTGGTCCTCCTCCAG gtTGGGAAGGTCCACCTCCACCTAGAGGCTGTGAAGTTTTTGTAGGAAAAATACCTCGTGATATGTATGAAGATGAGTTAGTTCCTGTATTTGAAAGAGCTGGAAAGATATATGAATTTCGACTTATGATGGAATTTAGTGGTGAAAACCGTGGTTATGCTTTTGTGATGTACACTACAAAAGAAGAAGCGCAATTAGCCATCAGAATTCTTAATAATTATGAGATTCGACCAGGGAAGTTTATTGGTGTGTGTGTAAGCTTGGATAATTGCAGGCTATTTATTGGAGCTATTcctaaggaaaagaagaaagaagaaattttggatgaaatgaagaaagttaCAGAAGGAGTTGTAGATGTCATTGTTTATCCAAGTGCAACTGATAAGACCAAAAATCGTGGTTTTGCATTTGTTGAATATGAATCTCACAGAGCTGCTGCTATGGCTAGGAGAAAACTAATCCCAG GTACATTCCAACTATGGGGCCATACCATTCAGGTAGATTGGGCTGACCCAGAGAAAGAGGTTGACGAGGAAACAATGCAGAGAGTTAAAGTTCTCTATGTAAGAAATTTAATGATCTCAACTACAGAGGAAACAATTAAAGCAGAATTCAACAAATTCAAACCTGGTGCAGTTGAACGAGTAAAGAAACTTAGAGATTATGCTTTTGTTCACTTTTTCAACCGAGAAGATGCAGTGGCTGCTATGTCTGTTATGAATGGAAAATGCATTGATGGAGCAAGTATTGAGGTAACACTGGCAAAACCAGTAAATAAAGAAAGCACTTGGAGACAGCACCTTAATGGCCAGATTAGCCCTAATTCTGAAAACTTGATTGTGTTTGCTAACAAAGAAGAGAGCCACCCAAAAACTCTGGGCAAGCCACCAACTCTTCCAGCTCGTCTCAATGGTCAGCATAGCCCAAGTCCTCCTGAAATCGAAAGATGCACTTATCCATTTTTTCCTGGAATAAAGCTTACTCCAATTAGTATGTATTCTTTAAAATCCAATCATTTCAATTCTGCAGTAATGCATTTGGATTATTACTGCAACAAAAATAATTGGGCACCAccagaatattatttatattcaacAACAAGTCAAGATGGGAAAGTACTCTTGGTATATAAAATTGTTATTCCTGCTATTGCAAATGGATCCCAGAGTTATTTTATGCCTGACAAACTCTGTACTACCTTAGAAGATGCAAAGGAACTGGCAGCCCAGTTTACGCTACTTCATTTGG